One genomic region from Terriglobus aquaticus encodes:
- a CDS encoding helix-turn-helix domain-containing protein, with the protein MPEVNQISLVKALETDPQLATVAAAIPPPAPDTESVSLAAGDAAEAFIGEKRLGERIKALRLRKSMGLVELGRHTGLSASFLSQLETGRVVPTLRNLARIAIVFSKDLSYFFEPEPKTLFRVHRSHERVRLPQTGTDEPSYFFESLGYMVPDRQLDPYYIEFLPGVKPRRAHQHPGHEFLYLLEGELDVQHGNGTHTLQAGDAAYFDAGVAHSYICRGEKPAKTLLVTLQGNGSGVQHQNGNGTANGNGHRVRPTNGTPAADGQRPRAENLAKAS; encoded by the coding sequence GTGCCCGAAGTTAATCAGATCTCGCTGGTAAAAGCCCTGGAAACCGACCCACAACTCGCCACTGTCGCTGCCGCCATCCCGCCACCCGCGCCGGATACGGAATCCGTATCGCTTGCCGCCGGCGATGCCGCAGAGGCGTTCATCGGCGAAAAACGGCTGGGCGAACGCATCAAGGCGCTGCGCCTGCGCAAGTCCATGGGCCTGGTCGAACTTGGCCGCCACACCGGCCTGTCGGCCAGCTTCCTCTCGCAGCTTGAGACGGGACGCGTAGTTCCCACCCTGCGCAACCTGGCCCGCATCGCTATTGTCTTCTCAAAAGACCTGAGCTACTTCTTTGAGCCCGAGCCGAAGACGCTCTTCCGGGTGCATCGGAGCCACGAGCGTGTCCGCCTGCCCCAGACCGGCACGGACGAGCCGTCGTATTTCTTCGAATCGCTCGGCTACATGGTGCCCGACCGGCAGCTTGACCCCTACTACATCGAGTTCCTGCCCGGCGTAAAGCCGCGCCGCGCTCACCAGCACCCCGGCCACGAGTTCCTGTACCTGCTTGAGGGTGAGTTAGACGTGCAGCACGGCAACGGCACGCACACCCTGCAAGCCGGCGATGCCGCCTACTTCGACGCGGGCGTGGCGCACAGCTATATCTGCCGTGGCGAAAAGCCCGCGAAAACGCTGCTGGTCACCCTGCAGGGCAACGGCTCCGGCGTGCAGCACCAGAATGGCAACGGCACTGCCAACGGAAACGGCCACCGGGTCCGGCCCACCAACGGCACACCTGCCGCCGATGGCCAGCGCCCTCGTGCAGAGAACCTCGCCAAAGCCTCGTAA
- a CDS encoding transaldolase, which produces MPTLLDQLKQYTTVVADTGDMKSMEKFKPTDATTNPSLITAAAGMPEYSYIVDDVLKEAKEKAGAGSDNKAVAAAAFKTLAVAFGRKILEIVPGRVSTEVDARMSYDKEATKQQAHEIIKQYEDAGVSRERVLIKIASTWEGIQAAKDLEEEGIHCNLTLLFGMHQAVACAEAKVTLISPFVGRILDWYKKDTGKDYQGAEDPGVESVTKIYNYYKKFGYKTVVMGASFRNIGEIKELAGSDLLTISPKLLEELNSTEGDLPRKLDPEKAKSLEIEKISMDKETFEKMHAEDRMAHDKLKEGIEGFSKALEELEELLAKRVEELGK; this is translated from the coding sequence ATGCCTACCTTGCTCGACCAGTTGAAGCAGTACACCACAGTGGTTGCCGACACCGGCGACATGAAGTCGATGGAAAAATTCAAGCCGACCGACGCGACGACCAACCCGTCGCTGATCACGGCGGCGGCCGGCATGCCGGAATACAGCTACATCGTGGACGACGTGCTGAAGGAAGCCAAGGAGAAGGCAGGCGCGGGCTCCGACAACAAGGCCGTGGCGGCTGCCGCGTTCAAGACGCTGGCTGTGGCGTTTGGCCGCAAGATCCTGGAGATCGTTCCGGGCCGCGTCTCCACCGAGGTGGATGCGCGCATGTCGTACGACAAGGAAGCGACCAAGCAGCAGGCGCACGAGATCATCAAGCAGTATGAGGATGCCGGCGTGAGCCGCGAGCGCGTCCTGATCAAGATCGCGTCCACGTGGGAAGGCATCCAGGCGGCAAAGGACCTGGAAGAAGAAGGCATCCACTGCAACCTGACGCTGCTGTTCGGCATGCACCAGGCGGTTGCGTGCGCCGAGGCCAAGGTGACGCTGATCTCGCCGTTCGTGGGCCGCATCCTGGACTGGTACAAGAAGGACACCGGCAAGGACTACCAGGGCGCGGAAGACCCGGGCGTTGAGTCGGTGACGAAGATCTACAACTACTACAAGAAGTTTGGCTACAAGACCGTGGTCATGGGAGCCAGCTTCCGCAACATCGGCGAGATCAAGGAACTGGCGGGTTCGGACCTGCTGACCATTTCGCCGAAGCTGCTGGAAGAGTTGAACTCGACCGAGGGGGATCTGCCGCGCAAGCTCGATCCGGAAAAGGCGAAGTCGCTCGAAATCGAGAAGATCTCGATGGACAAGGAAACCTTTGAGAAGATGCACGCGGAAGATCGCATGGCTCACGACAAGCTGAAGGAAGGCATTGAAGGCTTCTCGAAGGCGTTGGAAGAGTTGGAAGAGCTGCTGGCAAAGCGCGTGGAAGAGCTCGGCAAGTAA
- a CDS encoding VWA domain-containing protein, translating to MRLRWICSILLAAAAAVSSAVLQAQEEPLVRAQSRLVIEDVLVMDAHGNPVHGLPASAFHVQDQGKPQELRAFEEGSPEISDGAAVAALPPGTFSNAPSPASTTEVLLVDTDDIELLDQMFLGEQLRKSLATMPDGLPVAIFTVRNGRVIPVISATTDRDALVRSVASILPVQNHAIDSKFQSAVNQLMSVAALLQQTPGRKNLIWFAGEFPLVTVSGDQEAGSFQVNYSARANEIHQVQEALAEARVSVYPVDVRGVIADEVSIAELNKAAIQLGAAGGGTGGTGGRSPRDANQAWKKIEVPTVGPTTVAGQRAEMRELALATGGQAYMLNNLAEEIDQAFDLGKSAYTLAYVPTPYSTDQSFHHVTIEVDGGYTLSYRKGYLATFTGAPEEGTPRARLTRDGAKTIDPAQNRALIFQVKLTERGDAQHVTMSFSIPLAELKQEHSGGVWSSKLQVSTYAYDVAGKVRDGRQQELDTNLSDEQYQRARDGQKRVATVQQLTVPKGAKYLLVVARDQDSQRTGSLLLQTRALDTLPLESPVNGAMR from the coding sequence ATGAGACTTCGTTGGATCTGCAGCATCCTGCTGGCGGCTGCCGCTGCCGTGAGCAGCGCTGTACTGCAAGCGCAAGAGGAGCCGCTGGTCCGCGCGCAAAGCCGGCTCGTCATCGAAGACGTTCTGGTGATGGACGCGCACGGCAACCCGGTGCACGGTCTGCCGGCGTCGGCGTTTCATGTTCAGGACCAGGGCAAGCCGCAGGAACTGCGCGCGTTCGAGGAAGGTTCACCCGAGATCTCGGACGGGGCGGCGGTCGCTGCGTTGCCACCCGGCACATTCAGCAACGCGCCGAGCCCGGCGTCCACGACCGAGGTGCTGCTCGTCGACACAGACGACATCGAGTTGCTGGACCAGATGTTTCTGGGCGAGCAGTTGCGAAAGAGCCTCGCGACCATGCCAGACGGTTTGCCCGTCGCGATCTTCACGGTGCGAAACGGGCGGGTGATCCCGGTGATCTCTGCCACGACGGATCGCGATGCGCTGGTGCGCAGTGTGGCGTCGATCCTGCCGGTGCAGAACCATGCGATCGACAGCAAGTTTCAATCGGCGGTAAACCAGTTGATGAGTGTGGCGGCGCTGCTGCAGCAGACGCCCGGGCGAAAGAATCTGATCTGGTTTGCGGGTGAATTTCCGCTGGTGACGGTGAGCGGCGATCAGGAGGCGGGCAGCTTCCAGGTGAACTACTCGGCGCGCGCGAATGAGATTCACCAGGTGCAGGAGGCGCTGGCGGAGGCGCGGGTGTCGGTGTACCCGGTGGATGTGCGCGGCGTGATCGCGGACGAGGTGTCGATCGCAGAACTGAATAAGGCTGCGATTCAACTGGGTGCCGCAGGTGGCGGCACGGGTGGCACGGGCGGGCGCAGTCCGCGGGATGCCAACCAGGCGTGGAAGAAGATCGAAGTTCCTACGGTAGGGCCGACGACAGTTGCAGGCCAGCGTGCGGAGATGCGTGAGCTGGCGCTGGCCACGGGCGGTCAGGCCTACATGCTCAACAACCTGGCGGAAGAGATCGATCAAGCGTTCGACCTTGGCAAGTCGGCGTACACGCTGGCGTATGTGCCGACGCCCTACAGCACCGACCAGAGTTTCCATCACGTGACGATCGAGGTGGATGGCGGCTATACGCTGTCGTATCGCAAGGGATACCTGGCCACGTTTACCGGTGCACCCGAGGAGGGGACGCCGCGCGCGCGGCTGACGCGCGACGGTGCCAAGACGATCGACCCGGCGCAGAACCGAGCGCTCATCTTCCAGGTAAAGCTCACCGAACGCGGCGACGCCCAGCACGTCACGATGAGCTTCAGCATTCCGTTGGCGGAGCTGAAGCAGGAGCATTCGGGCGGCGTTTGGAGCAGCAAGCTGCAGGTGTCGACCTATGCGTATGACGTGGCGGGAAAGGTGCGCGATGGTAGGCAGCAGGAGCTGGATACGAATCTGAGTGACGAACAATACCAGCGCGCACGCGATGGGCAGAAGCGTGTGGCGACGGTGCAGCAACTCACGGTGCCAAAGGGTGCGAAATACCTGCTGGTCGTCGCCCGCGACCAGGACTCGCAACGAACAGGGTCGTTGCTGTTGCAGACGCGAGCGCTGGACACGTTGCCCCTGGAGAGCCCGGTGAACGGCGCGATGCGCTAA
- a CDS encoding CRTAC1 family protein has product MQRPLLRLLCLSIAAVLLQNTAGAQAHSAPQAVPKGARSRVCSGRAVPQFTDVTAKAGIHFKHLAAPEKKYILESMGGGVVVIDYDRDGWPDIYFTNAPTVDMTLRGEKAQGALYHNNHDGTFTDVTAKSGLATPGFAMGGAVGDFNNDGWPDLYVTALGGNKLYKNNGDGTFTDVTAKAGVADGRWSTGAAFGDYDNDGFVDLAVSNYVDFRLDDLPGFGKSPSCRYRGIDVQCGPRGLRGAGDSLFHNNGDGTFSDVSKATGADDKPGYYGLGVVWSDLSGTGRPDLYVADDSTPNYLYRNDGGGKFTDIGLESGTAVSGDGSEQGSMGVAIGDYNHTGRFSIYVTNFENEFNTLYRNDGKNDFSDVSYDAGVALPSLPYVKWGVVFSDLDNDGWIDLYSVNGHVYPQVDTLPSGARYAEPSNFFLNEKDGTFCDASAQAGAPVVAPRVGRGLAAADFENDGNLDLIVENLDGTPTLLHNAGVAGRHWIGFELAGTKSNRLALGAKVVVHAGSVTQTDEVRSGGSYLSQSDLRLHFGLGAATAVDAVEVYWPSGAVNRLTHLQGDRLYAVREGDGVVPPEAIRPGR; this is encoded by the coding sequence ATGCAGCGACCGCTCCTTCGCCTCCTCTGCCTCAGCATTGCCGCAGTTTTGCTCCAGAACACCGCTGGCGCGCAGGCCCACAGTGCGCCGCAGGCCGTGCCCAAGGGCGCTCGCTCGCGCGTGTGCAGCGGGCGCGCGGTGCCGCAGTTTACGGACGTGACGGCGAAGGCTGGCATCCACTTCAAACACCTGGCAGCGCCAGAGAAGAAGTACATTCTCGAATCGATGGGCGGCGGCGTGGTGGTCATTGACTATGACCGCGATGGCTGGCCGGATATCTACTTCACCAACGCGCCCACCGTGGACATGACGCTGCGCGGTGAAAAGGCGCAAGGCGCGCTGTACCACAACAACCACGACGGCACCTTTACCGACGTGACCGCGAAGAGCGGCCTGGCGACGCCGGGCTTCGCCATGGGCGGCGCGGTGGGCGACTTCAACAACGACGGCTGGCCCGACCTGTACGTGACCGCGCTGGGCGGTAACAAGCTGTACAAGAACAACGGCGATGGCACGTTCACCGACGTGACCGCAAAGGCGGGCGTGGCGGATGGCCGATGGTCGACGGGCGCTGCCTTCGGCGATTACGACAACGACGGTTTCGTCGACCTGGCGGTTAGCAACTACGTCGACTTCCGGCTGGACGATCTGCCGGGCTTCGGCAAGAGCCCAAGCTGCCGGTACCGTGGCATCGATGTGCAGTGTGGACCGCGCGGCCTGCGTGGCGCGGGCGATTCGCTGTTCCACAACAACGGCGACGGCACCTTCAGCGATGTATCGAAGGCGACGGGCGCGGACGACAAGCCGGGCTACTACGGCCTGGGCGTGGTGTGGAGCGACCTGTCCGGAACGGGCCGGCCGGACTTGTATGTGGCGGATGACTCCACACCGAACTACCTCTATCGCAACGATGGTGGCGGCAAGTTCACCGACATCGGGCTGGAGTCGGGCACGGCGGTCAGTGGCGACGGGTCGGAGCAGGGATCGATGGGCGTCGCGATCGGCGACTACAACCACACGGGCCGCTTCTCGATCTATGTGACGAACTTTGAAAACGAGTTCAACACGCTGTACCGCAACGACGGCAAGAACGACTTCAGCGATGTGTCGTACGACGCGGGTGTGGCGCTGCCGTCGCTTCCGTATGTGAAGTGGGGCGTGGTCTTCAGCGACCTGGACAACGATGGCTGGATCGACCTGTACTCGGTCAACGGGCATGTGTATCCGCAGGTGGACACACTTCCCTCGGGCGCTCGGTATGCCGAGCCTTCCAACTTCTTCCTGAACGAGAAGGACGGCACCTTCTGCGATGCGAGCGCGCAGGCAGGAGCACCAGTGGTTGCGCCGCGAGTGGGACGTGGTCTGGCTGCGGCGGATTTCGAGAACGATGGCAATCTCGATCTGATTGTGGAGAACCTGGATGGCACGCCAACGCTGCTGCACAACGCGGGTGTCGCGGGCCGGCACTGGATTGGTTTCGAACTGGCAGGCACGAAAAGCAACCGCCTGGCACTCGGCGCCAAGGTGGTCGTGCACGCCGGCTCAGTGACACAGACCGACGAGGTCCGCAGCGGCGGTAGCTATCTTTCGCAGAGCGATCTGCGGCTGCACTTTGGTCTGGGTGCGGCAACTGCGGTGGACGCTGTAGAGGTGTACTGGCCTTCTGGAGCGGTCAATCGGTTGACTCATCTGCAGGGTGACCGGCTCTACGCGGTGCGCGAAGGCGATGGGGTGGTACCTCCTGAGGCAATCCGACCGGGGCGGTAG
- a CDS encoding TonB-dependent receptor, whose amino-acid sequence MLAQKSSGTVTGQVTDPSGAAVPNATVTLLNKATNTNRIVHTNSAGEYTFTDVQIGTYEVDVVASSFRKQVTQGVIVNVDTVTSADAHLVTGDVSESVTVTSSTVQVQTEDASVGGVVDGTQVKELPLNGRSFVQLTQLQPGVSPANNFDSKNKGLQAGVDFSVNGNPTTNNLYLIDGANNNDVGSNRTILIYPSIDAIAEFKMLTNSYGPEYGQASGAIISIVTRQGTNTFHGSAFYQGRNDALAAYTYFSRRNAGQGQPLNGKDKLRRNDFGYSIGGPILKDKLFFFFNQEFNRTINGFTKTDCVATAAEQAGDFTQTYGTISGSTTPSSGCNEPQPTFADGSHKLATIDKAGALLAQYYPTPNQPLSAGGNNWSVSLPTFVKYRQENVRADYVLGRNQFMGRYTQDSWSDPSYNGNQYWGDSDFPEVNSNWAQPAKQVIGRWTSTITNTLVNDAEFSYSNNRINITPGGTNAGLLQQLTAAVPTLYPTSLKNNKAGSIPQIWGGLGNYGNNQNLQTIAPWNNLENLYNVRDDVSKVAGKHQLKFGVLLGFNQKDEDSSTSSSEHPTFSTADYQVDTTHGGYRTGNNLANVLIPNNPFTLTETSTNVRALLDWRDYEFYAGDVWKITPRITLSYGARWSFLRSPYQPNGAETSFQPSLYDRTKPASDACNGLWYVPGKPSPCTAANATFGTSFSAGTPGPNKYLVNQNNHLIAPRVGIAFDVFGNGMTAVRLGGGEFYQRERVSRYTLEANAPFAVTTSNYSRALSGATPASLSGGSASPSGGFDASNTLPSTWQYNVAVEQQLAKNTTFQIGYVHNRGMHLTSSYDINTIPSQNWALATFAPSGNGPGQQQTFRPYSNFGSLAWWSHNGDSNYNSLQTAFRTQIAGFRFQASYTWSHAIADILTDDSSGGTGAQSFTYYPNPGLDKGNAATNRPNFFVANGTYLLPRLQGHNGLVQQTLGGWELTGITTAASGNSFTIYQNGIGENTAAVVPGLTSNAIVNGQLVQYPAGSVTALFQTGLVSNQRPLLAQGQSCSNGGNIGGSQVINANAFTLIGYQLGSYNPNMAPRGACHGPKLVNTDLSLDKNWRIHDRFNVQFRMDAFDLLNHANFRADQINGTAVASVNCGPRIGSGYAPCSPVNNVVTNQIGGQNFGQSTGVNGNAQRQFQYGLHLEF is encoded by the coding sequence ATGCTTGCCCAGAAGTCCAGCGGTACCGTGACCGGGCAGGTTACGGATCCATCCGGCGCGGCGGTGCCGAATGCGACCGTAACGCTACTCAATAAAGCAACGAACACCAACCGCATTGTTCATACGAACAGCGCGGGTGAATACACCTTTACCGACGTCCAGATCGGTACCTATGAAGTGGACGTGGTTGCGTCCAGCTTCCGCAAGCAGGTCACGCAGGGCGTCATCGTGAACGTGGACACCGTGACCAGCGCCGATGCGCACCTGGTTACCGGTGACGTGAGCGAGTCCGTGACCGTTACCTCCTCCACCGTGCAGGTGCAGACCGAGGACGCGTCGGTAGGCGGCGTGGTCGACGGAACGCAGGTGAAGGAACTGCCGCTGAACGGACGTTCGTTCGTGCAGTTGACGCAGTTGCAGCCCGGCGTCTCGCCCGCGAACAACTTCGACTCGAAGAACAAGGGCTTGCAGGCCGGCGTTGACTTCTCGGTGAACGGCAATCCGACGACGAACAACCTGTACTTGATTGACGGCGCGAACAACAACGACGTGGGTTCGAACCGCACCATCCTGATCTACCCCAGCATCGACGCGATCGCCGAGTTCAAGATGCTGACCAACAGCTACGGTCCGGAATACGGCCAGGCTTCGGGCGCCATCATCTCCATCGTGACGCGGCAGGGTACGAACACGTTCCACGGATCGGCGTTCTACCAGGGCCGTAACGACGCTCTGGCGGCGTACACCTACTTCTCGCGTCGAAATGCCGGCCAGGGTCAGCCCCTGAACGGCAAGGACAAGCTGCGCCGCAACGACTTCGGTTACTCCATCGGCGGACCGATCCTGAAGGACAAGCTGTTCTTCTTCTTCAACCAGGAGTTCAACCGCACCATCAACGGCTTCACGAAGACTGATTGCGTTGCCACCGCGGCCGAACAGGCGGGTGACTTCACGCAGACGTACGGCACCATCTCCGGCAGCACGACGCCTTCGTCGGGATGCAACGAGCCGCAGCCGACCTTTGCGGACGGATCGCACAAGCTCGCGACCATCGACAAGGCGGGCGCTTTGCTGGCGCAGTACTATCCCACGCCGAACCAGCCCCTCTCTGCAGGTGGCAACAACTGGTCGGTTTCGCTGCCGACCTTCGTAAAGTACCGCCAGGAAAACGTGCGTGCCGATTATGTGCTGGGCCGCAACCAGTTCATGGGCCGGTACACGCAGGACTCGTGGTCTGATCCTTCGTACAACGGCAACCAGTACTGGGGCGACTCGGACTTCCCCGAGGTGAACTCCAACTGGGCGCAGCCTGCCAAGCAGGTCATCGGCCGGTGGACCAGCACGATCACCAACACCCTGGTGAACGATGCCGAGTTCTCGTATTCGAACAACCGCATCAACATCACGCCGGGCGGCACCAACGCTGGCTTGCTGCAGCAGTTGACCGCTGCCGTTCCCACGCTGTACCCGACCAGCCTGAAGAACAACAAGGCGGGCAGCATTCCGCAGATCTGGGGCGGCCTGGGTAACTATGGCAACAACCAGAACCTGCAGACCATTGCACCGTGGAACAACCTGGAAAACCTGTACAACGTGCGGGACGACGTTTCCAAGGTGGCCGGCAAGCACCAGTTGAAGTTCGGTGTCCTGCTTGGCTTCAACCAGAAGGATGAGGACTCGAGCACGTCGTCGTCCGAGCACCCGACCTTCTCCACGGCCGACTACCAGGTGGACACCACCCACGGTGGTTACCGTACGGGCAACAACCTGGCCAATGTGCTGATCCCGAACAACCCGTTCACGCTGACGGAAACGTCGACCAACGTGCGCGCGTTGCTGGATTGGCGCGACTACGAGTTCTACGCCGGCGATGTCTGGAAGATTACGCCGCGCATCACGCTCAGCTACGGTGCCCGCTGGTCCTTCCTGCGTTCGCCGTACCAGCCGAACGGTGCGGAAACCAGCTTCCAGCCTTCCCTGTACGACCGCACCAAGCCGGCGTCTGACGCCTGCAACGGCCTGTGGTACGTTCCCGGCAAGCCCTCCCCCTGCACCGCTGCCAACGCAACGTTTGGCACGTCGTTCAGCGCGGGTACGCCCGGACCGAACAAGTACCTGGTCAACCAGAACAACCACCTGATCGCGCCGCGCGTGGGTATCGCGTTCGACGTGTTCGGCAACGGCATGACGGCGGTCCGCCTGGGCGGCGGCGAGTTCTACCAGCGTGAGCGCGTATCGCGTTACACCCTGGAAGCCAACGCTCCCTTTGCGGTCACCACCAGCAACTACTCGCGTGCGCTCTCCGGTGCGACTCCGGCATCGCTCTCGGGTGGATCGGCTTCGCCTTCCGGCGGCTTCGATGCCTCCAACACGCTTCCGTCGACGTGGCAGTACAACGTTGCCGTGGAGCAGCAGTTGGCCAAGAACACCACGTTCCAGATCGGGTATGTCCACAACCGCGGCATGCACCTGACCTCGAGCTACGACATCAACACGATCCCGTCGCAGAACTGGGCGCTTGCCACCTTTGCCCCAAGCGGCAACGGACCTGGCCAGCAGCAGACCTTCCGCCCTTACAGCAACTTCGGTTCGCTGGCGTGGTGGTCGCATAACGGCGATTCCAACTACAACTCGCTGCAGACGGCGTTCCGCACGCAGATTGCCGGCTTCCGCTTCCAGGCTTCGTACACCTGGTCCCACGCGATTGCCGACATCCTGACGGACGACTCGAGCGGTGGTACGGGCGCGCAGAGCTTCACCTATTACCCGAACCCCGGTTTGGATAAGGGCAACGCTGCGACCAACCGTCCCAACTTCTTCGTTGCGAATGGAACGTACCTTCTGCCCCGGCTGCAGGGACACAACGGCCTGGTGCAGCAGACCCTGGGTGGATGGGAACTGACGGGCATCACCACTGCCGCGTCGGGTAACTCCTTCACCATCTACCAGAACGGCATCGGCGAAAACACCGCGGCCGTTGTTCCGGGCCTGACCTCCAACGCAATCGTCAACGGACAACTGGTTCAGTACCCGGCCGGTTCGGTGACGGCGCTGTTCCAGACCGGCCTGGTGAGCAACCAGCGTCCGTTGCTGGCCCAGGGACAGAGCTGCAGCAATGGCGGCAACATCGGCGGATCGCAGGTGATCAATGCCAATGCGTTCACGCTGATCGGCTACCAGTTGGGTTCCTACAACCCCAACATGGCTCCACGCGGTGCCTGCCACGGACCGAAGCTGGTGAACACCGACCTGTCGCTGGATAAGAACTGGCGCATCCACGATCGCTTCAATGTGCAGTTCCGCATGGATGCGTTCGACTTGCTGAACCACGCAAACTTCCGCGCCGACCAGATCAACGGTACCGCGGTGGCCAGCGTGAACTGCGGACCGCGGATCGGTTCGGGCTACGCGCCCTGCTCGCCGGTCAACAACGTCGTGACCAACCAGATCGGCGGTCAGAACTTCGGCCAGTCGACGGGTGTGAACGGCAACGCGCAGCGGCAGTTCCAGTACGGTCTGCACCTCGAGTTCTAA